A DNA window from Cutaneotrichosporon cavernicola HIS019 DNA, chromosome: 2 contains the following coding sequences:
- a CDS encoding uncharacterized protein (Rdx family), with protein sequence MVDPTCIDCAPPETSTIATASVPAIATTPAVAQAEPPAFEPPRMLTPHVVIEFCDRCRWAPRASWTQTELMLTFPPPLIASITLQPHNTPETGGMFRVWLDRGNGFDLVWDRKTEGGFPELKVLKQRVRNLVQPDMHLGHSDKGGKQKEGAAGAESGQGGA encoded by the exons ATGGTCGACCCAACCTGCATAGactgcgcgccgcccgagaCGAGCACGATCGCGACCGCCTCCGTGCCAGCCATTGCAACCACCCCAGCTGTGGCACAGGCCGAACCCCCTGCCTTCGAACCACCACGCATGCTAACCCCGCACGTGGTCATCGAGTTCTGCGACCGCTGCAGATG GGCGCCCCGTGCATCATGGACCCAGACTGAACTGAtgctcaccttcccccctcccttGATTGCCAGTATCACCTTGCAGCCACACAACACTCCCGAGACGGGGGGCATGTTCCGCGTCTGGCTGGACCGGGGGAACGGGTTCGACCTCGTCTGGGACCGCAAG acgGAAGGAGGTTTCCCGGAACTCAAGGTGCTCAAGCAACGGGTACGGAATCTCGTTCAGCCCGATATGCATCTCGGACACTCGGATAAGGGGGGAAagcagaaggagggtgCAGCGGGCGCCGAAAGTGGACAGGGCGGCGCGTGA
- a CDS encoding uncharacterized protein (chch domain protein) produces MARQSRSRPAARPAAPAGNRQASTAAYPAHTPTPAPVAAPAQAQSSGPGLLAQTASTMGGAMAGSVIGHGISSMLFGGRSDAAPPPPSELPAQQAPVNGGSCDIQAKDFTKCIEATNGDMTGCSYYLEALKACQAAARPY; encoded by the exons ATGGCTCGCCAG TCTCGTTCGCgtcccgccgcccgccccgccgcgcccgccgGTAACCGTCAGGCCTCGACCGCTGCCTACCCCGCCCACACCCCGACTCCCGCCCCCGTTGCTGCGcccgcgcaggcgcagagCTCCGGCCCCGGCCTTCTCGCCCAGACTGCTTCTACTATGGGTGGAGCCATGGCGGGATCCGTCATCGGTCACGGTATCTCCAGCATGCTTTTCGGTGGACGGTccgacgccgcgcctcctcccccctccgAGCTGCCTGCGCAGCAGGCGCCCGTCAACGGCGGGAGCTGCGACATCCAGGCCAAGG actTCACCAAGTGCATTGAGGCTACCAACGGCGACATGACCGGATGCTCGTACtacctcgaggcgctcaaggcctGCCAAGCTGCCGCGCGTCCTTACTAG
- a CDS encoding uncharacterized protein (Belongs to the zinc-containing alcohol dehydrogenase family. Class-III subfamily) has protein sequence MASTEGKTITCKAAVAWEAGKPLSIETVEVAPPRAGEVRIKILYTGICHTDDYTLSGNDPEGVFPVILGHEGGGVVESVGEGVDNVKVGDHVVPLYTAECRECKMCKSGKTNLCGAVRATQGQGVMPDGTKRFTCKGQELYHFMGCSTFSQYTVVSKYSVVAIDPKASLEKACLLGCGITTGYGAATKSPGIEGSTVAVFGVGCVGLSVIQGARAKGCTKIIAIDINDKKREWAKKFGATDFVNPTDLKGQTVVEKLVEMTDGGLDFTFDCTGNVNVMRQALECCHKGWGVCNIIGVAPAGAEIATRPFQLVTGRVWKGSAFGGVKGRTELPGLVADYQNGKLWVDQFVTHHQPLDKINAGFDDMHAGDCIRCVVDMGFGETQ, from the exons ATGGCATCGACCGAAGGAAAGACTATCACTTGCAAGGCTGCCGTTGCTTGGGAGGCTG GCAAGCCGCTCTCGATCGAGacggtcgaggtcgcgcctCCCCGTGCTGGCGAGGTTCGCATCAAGATCCTCTA CACCGGTATCTGCCACACCGACGACTACACCCTCTCGGGCAATGACCCCGAGGGCGTCTTCCCCGTCATCCTCGGAcacgagggcggcggtgtgGTCGAGTCGGTCGGTGAGGGCGTCGACAacgtcaaggtcggcgaccACGTCGTGCCCCTCTACACTGCCGAGTGCCGCGAGTGCAAGATGTGCAAGTCGGGCAAGACCAACCTCTGCGGTGCGGTACGCGCCACCCAGGGCCAGGGCGTCATGCCCGACGGCACTAAGCGCTTCACCTGCAAGGGCCAGGAGCTGTACCACTTT ATGGGCTGCTCGACCTTCTCGCAGTACACTGTCGTGTCCAAGTACTCTGTCGTCGCGATCGACCCCAAGGCGTCGCTCGAGAAGGCGTGCCTCCTCGGGTGCGGCATCACCACCGGTTACGGTGCGGCGACCAAGTCGCCTGGCATCGAAGGCTccaccgtcgccgtctTTGGTGTCGGCTGTGTCGGTCTCTCGGTGATCCAGGGAGCTCGCGCCAAGGGCTGCACCAAGATCATTGCAATCGACATCAATgacaagaagcgcgagTGGGCCAAGAAGTTTGGCGCAACCGACTTTGTCAACCCCACCGATCTCAAGGGCCAGACTGTTGTCGAGAAGCTTGTTGAGATGACGgacggcggcctcgacttCACTTTCGACTGCACTGGCAACGTGAACGTGATGCGCCAGGCCCTCGAGTGCTGCCACAAGGGCTGGGGTGTGTGCAACATTATCGGTGTTGCGCCGGCGGGTGCCGAGATCGCGACGCGTCCGTTCCAGCTCGTCACTGGCCGCGTGTGGAAGGGCTCGGCTTTCGGAGGCGTCAAGGGCCGCACTGAGCTGCCGGGCCTCGTGGCCGACTACCAGAACGGCAAGCTCTGGGTCGACCAGTTTGTCACGCACCACCAGCCGCTCGACAAGATCAACGCCGGCTTTGACGACATGCACGCCGGCGACTGCATCCGCTGTGTTGTCGACATGGGTTTTGGCGAGACCCAGTAG